In Sphaeramia orbicularis chromosome 5, fSphaOr1.1, whole genome shotgun sequence, a genomic segment contains:
- the LOC115419449 gene encoding musculoskeletal embryonic nuclear protein 1-like isoform X1, whose translation MSQPGEVKKKKRPPMKEEDLKGARSKLGLKGEVKSKTYEVMVECERMGKVAPSVFSGVRTGTETVLEKPTSAKAPGASVFSK comes from the exons ATGTCACAG CCAGgtgaagtgaagaagaagaaacgccCTCCGATGAAGGAGGAGGACCTGAAGGGAGCTCGCAGTAAACTGGGATTGAAGGGCGAGGTCAAGAGTAAGACCTATGAGGTCATGGTGGAGTGTG AACGTATGGGCAAAGTGGCCCCGTCGGTGTTCAGCGGTGTGAGGACGGGAACAGAGACCGTCCTGGAGAAACCCACCTCAGCCAAAGCTCCTGGAGCCAGTGTGTTCAGCAAGTAG
- the LOC115419449 gene encoding store-operated calcium entry regulator STIMATE-like isoform X2: MAAVSGVNMLSQLGDVALAGPGGAGQPAGSFTNISVAPSPQGTDSRGCENGALMDSFGIFLQGLLAMMAFSILMLKRFREPKHERRPWRIWFLDTSKQAIGMLFIHFANVYLSGLTEEDPCSLYLINFLLDASLGMLLIYLGVRVVSAIVEWRQWDSLRFGEYGEPVQCTAWLGQCILYILIMMFEKVLIMLVLLIPQWKKLTVLNPIENPDLELAIVMLIVPFFVNALMFWVVDNFLMKKHRTKAKLEEREEDSRGNSKVRYRRALSHDDSESEILFSADDEMDESDEDDVRRLTGLKSVKKKKHRMGIPPGEVKKKKRPPMKEEDLKGARSKLGLKGEVKSKTYEVMVECERMGKVAPSVFSGVRTGTETVLEKPTSAKAPGASVFSK; this comes from the exons ATGGCTGCTGTTAGTGGAGTCAACATGCTGTCCCAGCTTGGAGATGTAGCTCTGGCAGGTCCAGGAGGAGCAGGGCAGCCCGCTGGGTCGTTTACCAACATCTCTGTGGCCCCCAGCCCACAAGGTACTGATAGCAGGGGGTGCGAGAACGGCGCCTTGATGGACTCGTTTGGCATCTTCCTGCAAGGACTTCTCGCCATGATGGCTTTCAGCATACTGATGC TGAAACGCTTCAGGGAGCCCAAACATGAAAGGAGACCCTGGAGGATCTG GTTCTTGGACACCTCAAAACAGGCCATAGGGATGCTGTTCATCCACTTTGCTAACGTCTACTTGTCAGGCCTCACTGAGGAGGATCCCTGCTCACT ATACCTCATTAACTTCCTGTTGGATGCTTCTTTGGGCATGTTGCTGATCTATCTTGGTGTGAGAGTTGTCAGTGCTATTGTTGAGTGGAGGCAGTGGGACTCTTTGCGTTTTGGAGAATATG GAGAGCCAGTGCAGTGCACTGCATGGTTGGGCCAGTGTATCCTCTACATCCTCATCATGATGTTCGAGAAAGTCCTTATTATGTTGGTCCTCCTAATCCCCCAGTGGAAAAAG ttGACAGTCCTCAACCCCATAGAGAATCCTGACCTGGAACTGGCCATCGTCATGCTCATCGTTCCGTTCTTCGTCAAC GCTCTCATGTTCTGGGTGGTAGATAATTTCCTTATGAAGAAGCACAGGACAAAAGCAAAGCTTGAGGAAAGAGAGGAGGACTCACGGGGAAACAGCAAGGTGCGCTACAGACGAGCTCTGTCGCACGATGACTCTGAGTCAGAG ATCCTCTTCTCAGCAGACGATGAAATGGACGAGTCGGACGAAGACGATGTCCGTCGCCTCACAGgcctgaagtcagtgaagaagaagaagcatcGCATGGGGATTCCT CCAGgtgaagtgaagaagaagaaacgccCTCCGATGAAGGAGGAGGACCTGAAGGGAGCTCGCAGTAAACTGGGATTGAAGGGCGAGGTCAAGAGTAAGACCTATGAGGTCATGGTGGAGTGTG AACGTATGGGCAAAGTGGCCCCGTCGGTGTTCAGCGGTGTGAGGACGGGAACAGAGACCGTCCTGGAGAAACCCACCTCAGCCAAAGCTCCTGGAGCCAGTGTGTTCAGCAAGTAG